The DNA window GGCGGGTGATCGTTTTATTTTTGTCCAGCCCGTCCTAAAATCGTGGTACTGTCATTTCCTGGGGCTGCCAAGCATTTTACAGGGTGCTCGGTTTCGTGGAGTGGCATCGGCAATATTCCATCCCCTCTTCCCGAGCTCCAGGGTTACGAGTTTTTCTAGCAGAGGTTTTCCAAACGCAGCCTGTCAGAGCATCACACCACCGGGTATTTAAAGTCTTGAAAAGGTGAAACCTGTTGACAGTAGGTGAGATTAAAAAGATTTTCCTTTGCGTTTTCAGCTCCTtttgagcaggaggaggagtgCCCGAGAGGGGCTCGGTGCTGGCTGGCGCTCGTCCTCTCCTTCAGCTAAAAATGAATCCCCCAAAGTTTCCTCATTAAGTCAAAAGGCTGATGAAAAGCCTGGCTGCAAAACCACCTTTCTCATAAATCGCCAcggatttcccccccccccacaccccataAAGAGCTGAAACTACGAAATACTTCTAACTCCAGCTCCAGTGCTCAGAAGTGCAGGCTAAGGACTGTATGAACATTTAGGGATATATATTCCCTAACAGCACTGCTCCATTGCAACGCCTGAGTGACACGGTTAGGATTTCATAATAAAgtgggttgtttggttggttttttttaattattattatttaatgcAGTCCTCGAGAATTGAAACACACAAAATGCAGCGAGAATGTTCACAATGTTGAGAACACAGTTGTAAATAGAAACATTCATATTTCATCCGATTATAAATATTTGATACTGCAATTGTAAAATGCACGTTTTATaaactggagagaagaaaaaaaaatcctttgcttTCTTGCTAAAAGACAAAGTCATTTAATCCTGGCTCCTAAGCAGCTGATGGTTattcacagaatttaaaattacagttttttattttatagctggattctttcttttttttttcctttttttttctttttttttaattttatactaCTATGTACAATGTGTATCTATTAGAGCTGCAAAATAAAGAGGCTTTAAGGCAAAGCGAGAAGTTTTTCACCCCCTAAACAGCGTCGCAGGAGGGCCCGTTCCCGAGCAGCTGCCCACGCACACCCAGGCCCACGCAGGACACATCCCCCCTCCGGAGTGGGGAGAGGGACCCCTCGCTCCGGGAGAAACGGGTTAAACACAGCACAGCGCCTCGAACCCCCGAGAAACTACGATTAGAAGGGGGTGTCTGCGTGGGGAACGAGGGGGGGGGAGCGTGGGGAGAAACACCCACCCGCACGCTGCCGCGAAGCGTCTGCGCCAGCGGGGACCGcgctgggaggggaagggagaactAAAAACGTTCCTTTATTTAAGGAGTGGGGGGGGGGCTAAAACGCTCCCAAATATTTCGGGGATGTGATGCCGGAGCGGAGCCGGGTCTCATCCCTCGGCCGCCCCCCGCggagggggagcggggccgggaaGGAGCAGCATCCCGGAGCAGCTCCCGCTTTTCGTTTTTCGGAGATGGGGTTCCCAAAGTTTTCCCAACAAgttggaagggaagggggagggaggtgcTAAGCCCATCTCTATCCCTCATCCACGCCTGCAGCCTGCATTCCGCATCCATGGATGGCCGTGGGTCTCGCTGGGAGTGATGAAGGGGCAGAGGCTCAGGAGAGGCCCCCGAGCATGTTTTAAGAAGGTGTTTTCAGATTTGTCTCCCTATCGTCacttatattttttcttccttttaaaattaaattctccaCGTCTATCCCCAAAGTCAGCCCCAGACACCCCAACtccaaaaacataaaaaaaagaagaaaaaaataaaacaaaaaaaaaaagaaagaaaaaaaaaaagaaaaggggaggggtggggtgaaaaaaaaagttggaacTCATAGAACAAATAGGAGAACTATTTATTCAGTTCACAGTCCTGTGAAATGCAGCAATAAAAATCTTTGGACTTCAGCAAaagttgtttttaattcttttttttttttgaatttcaaaaaacATTGTCCAATGTCCATTAAAACTGCGCTTAAGTCTATAAAAGGTAACTTaagcatcaaaaaaaaaaaaagcaacataaagATAGCATCTAAAATCTCCatacaaccaaaaaaaaaaaagcaagcaaacaaacaaaccaaagtcAACCAACCAGCCCAATCCCCTGaaatcaaaaccaaccaaccaaaaaaaaaaaaaatcaaaaaaaatcaaaaaatattttatagtcaGATATCTTGGATTTTTACACCACCTTACCTgtaaattatatatacatagaaTATTGCAGAATTATATCTAATACACAATATTTTCACTATTAATGCTGGTATAATCTTTATACACTGGCccttatgtttctttttatttttttttaattaaattattgcATTGTATAAACTTTGACTGCAAACggcccccctcccctgcctcccccctccctccctcgcctccctcccacccccccttTCCCTTGGCTATTCACTGTCCGACTTGCCGTCTTTCGCCGTGGTGGAGTGGTTGTAGAGCCCCTGGGCCATGAGGTGCACTGCCAGGGAGTTCTTGCTGCCCGTCGCCTTCTTGATCTTGGCTCGTTTATTCTGGAACCAGATTTTGATCTGGGACTCGTTGAGCCCGAGCTCCTGGGCCAGGCTCTGCCGCCGCTGCTCCGTCAGGTACCGGTTCGTCTGGAACTCGGCCTTGAGTCTCTGCAGCTGCTCGGCGGTGAAGGCGGTGCGCGGCCGCTTGTCCTCCTTGTTGGGGTTCTTCTTCTTTGGTTTGCGGGAGCGGGGACCTACGGCCGGGAGAGGGGAGAAGCACCGACACAGCCACGCTCCGCTGCGGGCGGCCCCACGCCAGGCGCGGTTCCGCGGCGGGGGCACCCACGCTCCgacaacaccaccaccacccccgccaagaaaaataaacccgCTTTGTGCCTCCGCTGCCAGGGGGATGCTCTGGAGGCGGTGGAACGGGAGCCGCAGACCCCGGCGCCCCCGCAGCCTCCTGTGCCCACGCTCGCTGCCCGGCCGCCCTCCCCCCCACgtccccttctcccccagccaCAAACACAGTTACCGACCCTCTGCATCCCGGGGATGGCCAGCAAGGAAAACtgcaccaggagcagccacaCAGAGCTAAATTTTACACCCCGAAAAAATAtgattgtttgtttggttgttttttgtttgtttttgttttttttttaagaaaacctctttactttttttacttatcttttaaattttttttttggtgagtcGCGATAAAAATTCTGATGgaaatcctcctcctccagtTTACTTAGGGAGAAGCATTCCGCCTCTCCGCTGCAGTGCCCATATGGCGCTGCACGGCCCGATCCGAATCGCCGGGATTATTCTCGGGAATATTATTCTCGGCAGCACAAGGAGCCTTTTCTGCCCGGGCCGAGCCATTGTGAGGATGTatgttaattaaatattaacaaagGAGAGCACCGGAGAACAATGGAGTAAATTCCAATTCAGCTCTGAATATTACCTCTGAGTAAGAGTTTGTTTTCAGACATTACGAACTAATTTTCATCTCGTTTTACGATCCCTCCTTCAGCCGGCCGGCTCCCGGGTGAAAATCCTACCTCGCTCTTTTGTAAGAGAAAgatctatatttttttttcttttccctgggagcagatctTCTGCCTGGTGTTTCCCATGCCTTTCCCCAGCGCtttctacttctttttaaacaagGTTTTACCGATCTGCCGGgaccagccctgctgtccccgCAGTAGCAGAAGGACATTTTACcccctggttttattttttaaattttctttcttttattttttttatttttttacgATAATTTCAAGAGGTTCTGCCCAAGCCCTTGCCAAAGAAGTTCCTTGGTTCTTGGGAACGTCCCCCGGCCCCCACAGAGCTGACCTACAGCACATGGggggaaattaaaagaaagaaacgAAACGGCGGCCGCTCGGAGGCCTCTTTTAGAGAAATAAACGACGCGGCTTGTTTTTGGCGAAAAAAGACTAATCAAAACAAGGCGAGGCCTGTGGAAATGCCCTCTCCCCTTTCCAAAACACAGcgcgggaggggggggggaggttcCCGGCAGGGAGGAGAGCTCTCCGGGAGGATGAGCGGGGAGCCCAAAGCCagaattttttcctccctctttgaTAAAACTCGGCAGTTGGTGGGAAATGCCCCGAGCCCAGGCGGCCCCAGCTCCGCCGCGgcggtggggagggagggacccCCGTTCCCTCCTCGTCCCTCCGGCTCCGCGCACCCCCGGCCACCCCTTCTTCTCCCCGCATTTTCAGGTCATTTTAAGCAACTCCTTCCCCCACCCACTCCcctccataaaaaaaaaaaaaaaaaaaaaaaaagaagaagaaaaaagaaaataagaagacggagaaggaaaggggagcGGGGTCTTTTCCACGCCGCTTCCCGGCCTCGAGGGCGGGCGGAGACGGCCCGGGGAGCCCGGGGAGGGTGATACGGCGGtgggggagcggggccgcgaCGGGGCAGCGCTTACCTGAGGAGGGCCGGTCCGAGTACCGCGTGCAGTACACCCAGGCGGGCCACAGCATGGGCTGGTTCCCGGCGTTGGAGCTGGCCTGGGAGCTATCCGAGTCCGAGCTCACCGACAGGTCGCCGCCGCTCAGCCCCCGCGCCTTCAGGGCCGCCTCCAGCGCCGCGGGGTCGCCCCCCTTCTTGGCGGCGCCGTGCAGGGCcagcccggcggggccgccctCCCCCCGGCCCGGCGAGCCCGCCCCGCTGCCGGGCAGCGCAGCCCCGGGGGCCGGCGCCgcggcggggctgcggcggctcTCCGCGCCGGGCCGCCGGGGCtccgcgccggggccgcccaCCTCCTTCCTTCGCCCGAACTCGGGCCGCAGGATGTTGTCGATGAAGAAGTTGGTGATGCGATGCGGGTGCGGGTGGGGGTGCGGGGGGTCACCgggggggagcagcagcccccgccgcccgccgccgccgggctcCGCGTCGCCGCCGGACTCCTGCGGCTCGGCCGCCTCCTCCCGGGGGCTCCGGCCGCCCTCCTCCATGCtgcgcggccgccccgccgaCGGCTCcgctgcccgcccgccgccggccgGGAGCTGCCGAGCGCTGTCTCTGTTGTTGCTCCTGCTGTcggttgttttttatttaatttttttaatatatatatttatatatatatgtctatatacAACGCACGCACAGGTGTCTATTTGCTTTCGTTTCTCCTGGCTTCGCCGGGCATTCAAAATCCAGAGttcgcaaaaaaaaaaaaattaaaaattaagagtcattaaaaaaaaaataaaaaaaagagacaaatgcAGGGAGATCCCCTCCCCAAGCCAGCAGCCGAACCTCCACCACTTCCAACTTTgccaaaaaatgaaaacacagagaggaGGTTCCGgtcctcccgccgccgctccgccgcctcccgccgccgctcaGCCGCTCGGTCCCGCGGCGCGCTGCCGCCTGCTCCCccggccgccgctgccgccgccgccgcgcctcATCCgcggaggaaaaaaaattagtggtaataaaaataataataattgggGGGCGGAAGGGggttggtggtggtggggtggTATTGGGGGGGGATGGGGGTGCGCGAAGAAAAAAAAACGAAGCGCCGGTGTCGGGGCGGGGTGTAGGCGGGCTCTCAGCAGCCGGTGTCCCGCGGAGGGCAGGGCGGTGAGGGGCGCCCCGCGGGGCTCCGGCCGGCAGCGCCtcgccccgcgccgccccgcgccACCCCGCGCCCGCACATGCGGGGGCCGCCgcgggtggggagggaggggggggcgTCCCGCCCTGCCCTGCCGCCCTCCCTGCGCCGCGCTACGccccggcggccgccgccgccgcgcccgggCACTTCCACTCGGGTTGTTGTCCTTTTAGGTTTTAACGGGGCCCCCGCCGCTGACGTCGCCGGCCCGGGCGCTCCGACACGTGCCTCGGGCCAATGGTAGCCCGGGCGAGCGCACACGTGGTGCGGGGCGCCCCGGTAAGTGACAGCGCCCACGCCCCTCCCACGGACGGGCCCGGCCGCCGCGGGGATGCGCGGGGGGGAGATGCGGGTGCCCCCGCGCGGGGCGCGCACCGCGGCAGCCCCCCCGCCCTGGcccgtgtgtcccccccgtACTCCTTCCCCAGAGATGAGTTATCGGGGGTTTAATTGCCCCGGTGTTTACCGGGGGAGGGGGGCCGGCATCCCACAATTCCTTGCAGAAACGCATAAATAATATTAAGCGAGCGACGGCGATACAAAGGGGTCcggggggggtgttggggggaAGGAACAGGCCCGGCCCGGTGCCCGCGGGTTGCCCGGGGGGGCCCGTCCCTTCCCCGCCGCGCGGTTCGGCGGTAATTGACTCGTCCTTCCCGCAGCCGGACAGGAACCTTTGATCTGCCCTGACTGCTCCCCAAATGGCATTGCGGCGCTGTGCTCCCCCCCAAAACGCTGGCCTGTCTACCTCCGGACCCCTCCAAAGCCCCCTCTTCTTTAGAACGGGAAAAGCTGCCGCTGCTGCTTTACTTGTTGTCTTTAGGGAGAAATACCGTGAAACAAAATTAGGGAGCCAAGTACGGCTGCATGGCCGAAGAGTCGAGAGGGGGCTGAACAGGTTGGGGGCCACGGATCCTCGGCGGGGCGCGCGAGAGAGGAGCGAGGATGCGGGCGCGGTTCCTCCCCTCGCAGCCGACCCGTTATCCCTCCCCGGGGCCCGCACGGTGCCACCGCCCCGACGGGGCGCACGGAAAAGGGCTGCGCGGCCCCGCGGAGGGCCGAGCATGGCTGGGAGGTGGTGGCTTGGCTCCGGTGTCCGCCGCATCGCGACCCTCGGCTCTCCCCCTAAGTGACATTTTCACTTGGACGTGG is part of the Chiroxiphia lanceolata isolate bChiLan1 chromosome 1, bChiLan1.pri, whole genome shotgun sequence genome and encodes:
- the EN2 gene encoding homeobox protein engrailed-2, producing the protein MEEGGRSPREEAAEPQESGGDAEPGGGGRRGLLLPPGDPPHPHPHPHRITNFFIDNILRPEFGRRKEVGGPGAEPRRPGAESRRSPAAAPAPGAALPGSGAGSPGRGEGGPAGLALHGAAKKGGDPAALEAALKARGLSGGDLSVSSDSDSSQASSNAGNQPMLWPAWVYCTRYSDRPSSGPRSRKPKKKNPNKEDKRPRTAFTAEQLQRLKAEFQTNRYLTEQRRQSLAQELGLNESQIKIWFQNKRAKIKKATGSKNSLAVHLMAQGLYNHSTTAKDGKSDSE